A single region of the Salipaludibacillus sp. LMS25 genome encodes:
- the hsdR gene encoding type I restriction-modification system endonuclease — translation MGTSNFHFLSDKWEILANLGETAESNVFNDPNTTLMKLRVFAETLTKYVLAYEEIKETYDTKQIDRISALRREDLITEDLIDILEIIRKKGNKAMHEGYGTEKEGQALLHMAYRLAVWFMQVYGAWDFIEPKYKEPTPTHKVDEEELKKLSATYDEKVAKLESELEKLRQAQLAVPDKDKLERKRHSRKYGSHLNLTEEETRIKIDEQLRDAGWEADSERIRYGKGTRPEKGKNLAIAEWPLKKGFADYALFVGLEFIGIVEAKRQLKNIPSDIEQAKDYARLVKKVEDEVIYEPYGDYFVPFLFATNGQPYRQQFAEKSGVWFLDARKLTNHPRPLQAWYSPQGLKELLTLDADRANQKLHDETLAYLNLRPYQEKAIKAVEKAIEREQRAILLAMATGTGKTRMAIGLVYRLIKHNRFKRILFLVDRSALGEQAEAAFKDSKLENFLSFTEIFELQSLQDIKPNPETKVHIGTVQGMLKRLFYSEHDADTPTVDQYDCIIVDEAHRGYTLDKEMSEVEALFRDHHDYVSKYRQVLEYFDATKVGLTATPALHTVDIFGEPVFTYSYREAVVDGYLIDHEPPYQFETVLKKTGISWSEGETVDVYNTQTGEIETALLEDEVNLEVTQFNKMVITENFNRVILAELANYIDPTGFGKTLIFAATDDHADMVVRIFTEELEEIHGPIDDNAVMKITGSIKNPSQAIKLFKNERLPNIVVTVDLLTTGVDVPSITNIVFLRRVRSRILYEQMLGRATRRHDDIGKDHFSIYDAVGIYESLKPYTSMKPVVKSPKVTVQQIAEELEQLEDKQQQEQHKDELIAKIQRKKQRWEEKDHEDFKVLSGGQTINEFVDWVKQSEPDKVIEKLTTHQTILQYLDENRGRPVLQYISTHEDEVKEVTRGYGKAEKPEDYLQSFNQFIKDNMNIIPALQIVCTRPKELTRNQLRELRIALDQKGFTEKSLQTAWRDAKNEDIAADIISFIRQQALGDPLIDHEERIKNAMKKIYTMKAWPKIQKSWLERIEKQLLKESVLDPDPEQAFDVEPFKSRGGYKQLNKIFDGQLDDIVCKINYALYVNDEKEQA, via the coding sequence ATGGGTACCAGTAATTTTCATTTTCTTTCTGATAAATGGGAGATCTTAGCGAACTTAGGTGAGACAGCAGAGAGTAACGTATTTAATGATCCCAACACAACCTTGATGAAACTTCGCGTATTTGCTGAGACGTTAACGAAGTATGTCTTAGCTTACGAAGAGATTAAAGAAACATATGATACGAAACAAATTGATAGAATAAGTGCATTAAGAAGAGAAGACCTGATTACGGAAGATTTGATTGATATTCTTGAGATCATTCGTAAAAAAGGGAATAAGGCAATGCATGAAGGGTATGGTACTGAAAAAGAAGGACAGGCACTATTACATATGGCGTATCGCCTTGCCGTCTGGTTCATGCAAGTTTATGGCGCATGGGACTTCATAGAACCAAAGTACAAGGAACCTACTCCAACCCATAAAGTAGATGAGGAAGAGCTTAAAAAACTCTCGGCTACCTATGATGAGAAAGTAGCCAAACTGGAGAGCGAACTTGAAAAGCTCCGACAAGCACAATTAGCTGTACCAGATAAAGATAAGTTAGAAAGAAAGAGGCATTCTAGAAAATACGGTAGCCATTTGAATTTAACCGAAGAGGAAACCCGTATAAAAATTGATGAACAGCTCCGTGATGCTGGATGGGAAGCAGACTCAGAACGGATTCGGTATGGTAAAGGCACACGGCCTGAAAAGGGCAAAAATTTAGCTATTGCTGAATGGCCATTAAAAAAAGGGTTTGCCGATTATGCTTTATTTGTTGGTCTCGAATTTATCGGGATCGTCGAAGCGAAAAGACAACTTAAAAACATTCCTTCTGATATTGAACAAGCGAAAGACTATGCGCGGTTAGTCAAAAAAGTAGAAGATGAGGTGATTTATGAGCCGTATGGTGACTATTTTGTGCCATTTTTATTCGCAACCAATGGCCAGCCATACAGACAACAGTTTGCAGAAAAATCAGGGGTATGGTTTTTAGATGCGAGAAAATTAACTAATCATCCTCGCCCACTTCAAGCCTGGTATTCACCACAAGGTCTTAAAGAGCTGTTGACGTTAGACGCAGATCGAGCTAATCAAAAGCTCCATGATGAAACGTTGGCTTATTTGAATTTAAGACCTTATCAAGAGAAGGCAATCAAGGCCGTTGAAAAAGCAATTGAACGCGAGCAACGCGCCATCTTACTTGCCATGGCAACAGGGACAGGTAAAACGAGAATGGCGATTGGCCTTGTTTATCGGTTAATTAAACATAATCGTTTTAAGCGGATTTTATTTTTAGTGGATCGGTCTGCCTTAGGTGAACAAGCAGAAGCGGCTTTTAAAGACTCCAAGCTAGAGAACTTCCTGTCGTTTACGGAAATTTTTGAACTGCAATCGTTACAAGATATAAAACCAAACCCAGAAACAAAAGTTCACATTGGAACCGTACAAGGCATGTTAAAGCGGTTGTTTTATTCTGAACATGATGCTGACACGCCTACCGTTGATCAATATGATTGTATTATTGTGGATGAAGCACACCGAGGGTACACATTAGATAAAGAAATGTCTGAGGTTGAAGCGTTATTTAGGGACCATCACGATTACGTCAGTAAATATCGCCAAGTGTTAGAATATTTCGATGCGACGAAAGTCGGTTTAACCGCTACACCAGCCCTTCATACGGTTGATATCTTTGGTGAGCCTGTCTTTACGTACTCCTATCGTGAAGCTGTTGTCGATGGGTATCTTATTGATCATGAGCCCCCTTATCAATTTGAGACAGTCTTAAAGAAAACGGGTATTTCGTGGTCTGAAGGTGAAACGGTAGATGTATATAACACTCAAACTGGTGAGATAGAAACGGCATTGCTTGAGGACGAAGTGAATTTAGAAGTGACGCAATTTAATAAAATGGTCATCACTGAAAATTTTAATCGGGTCATTTTAGCTGAATTAGCTAACTATATTGATCCTACTGGATTTGGAAAAACCTTAATTTTCGCAGCGACAGATGACCATGCTGATATGGTTGTGCGGATTTTTACAGAAGAATTAGAAGAGATTCATGGCCCAATTGATGATAATGCCGTCATGAAAATCACCGGTTCAATTAAGAATCCATCACAAGCAATTAAACTGTTTAAAAATGAACGATTACCGAATATCGTCGTAACGGTTGATCTACTGACAACGGGCGTCGATGTGCCGTCAATTACAAACATCGTTTTTTTAAGAAGGGTCCGCTCTCGTATTCTTTATGAGCAAATGCTAGGTCGTGCCACTAGAAGGCATGATGACATCGGCAAAGATCATTTCTCTATATATGACGCAGTTGGCATTTACGAGTCACTTAAACCGTATACATCAATGAAACCGGTCGTTAAAAGTCCTAAAGTGACCGTCCAACAAATAGCGGAGGAACTAGAGCAGCTTGAAGATAAACAGCAACAAGAGCAGCATAAAGATGAGCTTATAGCTAAAATCCAACGGAAAAAACAGCGTTGGGAAGAAAAAGATCATGAAGACTTTAAAGTGCTGTCTGGTGGCCAAACCATTAACGAATTCGTCGATTGGGTGAAGCAATCAGAGCCAGATAAAGTCATAGAAAAGCTAACAACTCATCAAACTATCCTGCAGTACCTTGATGAGAATAGAGGGAGACCTGTCCTGCAATATATCTCAACCCATGAAGATGAAGTGAAAGAGGTCACTCGTGGATACGGTAAGGCAGAAAAACCAGAAGACTATTTACAAAGCTTTAACCAGTTTATAAAAGACAATATGAACATCATCCCTGCCTTGCAAATTGTGTGTACAAGACCAAAGGAGCTTACCCGTAACCAACTACGTGAACTGCGCATTGCATTAGACCAAAAAGGGTTTACGGAAAAAAGCCTACAAACAGCATGGCGCGATGCGAAAAATGAAGATATTGCCGCCGATATTATTAGCTTTATCCGTCAACAAGCCCTAGGTGATCCGTTAATTGATCATGAAGAGCGCATTAAAAATGCCATGAAAAAAATCTACACCATGAAAGCATGGCCGAAAATACAAAAATCATGGCTGGAGAGAATAGAAAAGCAATTATTAAAAGAATCCGTTCTCGATCCAGACCCAGAACAAGCATTTGATGTGGAACCATTTAAGAGTCGTGGTGGCTATAAGCAACTAAATAAGATCTTTGATGGACAACTGGACGATATTGTGTGTAAGATCAACTATGCACTCTATGTTAATGATGAAAAGGAGCAAGCTTAA
- a CDS encoding N-6 DNA methylase, which yields MGNQQIVQKLWNLCNVLRDDGITYHQYVTELTYLLFLKMMKETNNEGAIPVDYRWESLVTRHGIELKTHYQKLLIDLGNDDNAIFKQIYTNAKTNIDEPKNLEKIVRSIDELDWYSAKEEGLGDLYEGLLEKNASETKSGAGQYFTPRVLIDVIVKLVNPQAGERCNDPAAGTFGFMIAADRHVREQTDDYFDLGEKEAEFQKHQAFSGVELVKDTHRLALMNAMLHDIQGEIILGDTLSEMGKNLKNYDVILTNPPFGTKQGGERPTRDDLTFTSTNKQLNFLQHIYRALKPDGKARAAVVLPDNVLFESGIGAKIREDLMNKCNLHTIVRLPTGIFYAQGVKTNVLFFTRGVTDKDNTKEVWVYDLRTNMPSFGKRTPLTEKHFEAFVSAYKAEDRTSLKDERFNVFTREEIQKKDNSLDIGLIADESLSAYENLPDPIDSAEEAIAKLNQAVGLLNEVVAELREVEGGTSYKKSEADDLKVAEASEVGRHE from the coding sequence ATGGGTAACCAACAAATTGTACAGAAATTATGGAACTTATGTAACGTGTTACGTGATGACGGGATTACGTATCATCAATACGTAACAGAATTAACGTATTTGCTCTTTCTCAAAATGATGAAAGAAACCAACAATGAAGGGGCAATCCCGGTAGACTATCGTTGGGAATCCCTCGTAACACGTCATGGAATTGAACTGAAAACCCATTACCAAAAGCTTTTAATTGATTTAGGTAATGACGATAATGCAATTTTTAAGCAAATCTATACGAATGCGAAGACGAATATTGATGAGCCGAAAAACCTTGAAAAAATTGTCCGTTCCATCGATGAACTTGATTGGTACAGTGCAAAGGAAGAAGGTTTAGGTGACCTTTATGAGGGTTTATTAGAAAAGAACGCAAGTGAAACTAAATCAGGAGCGGGCCAATACTTCACGCCACGTGTCCTGATTGATGTGATCGTTAAACTTGTCAATCCACAAGCTGGAGAACGGTGTAATGACCCAGCAGCAGGAACATTCGGATTCATGATTGCCGCTGACCGCCACGTCCGTGAACAAACGGATGATTATTTTGATCTTGGTGAAAAAGAAGCGGAATTCCAAAAGCATCAAGCATTTTCGGGCGTGGAGCTTGTAAAGGATACCCATCGTCTCGCCTTAATGAATGCCATGTTACATGATATTCAAGGAGAAATTATTCTTGGTGATACATTGTCTGAAATGGGTAAGAACCTTAAAAATTATGATGTAATTTTGACAAATCCTCCGTTTGGTACAAAGCAAGGGGGAGAACGCCCGACTCGTGATGATTTAACATTTACATCAACGAACAAACAGTTGAACTTCCTACAGCATATATATCGTGCTTTAAAACCAGACGGAAAAGCACGTGCCGCCGTTGTATTACCAGATAACGTTTTATTTGAAAGTGGTATTGGTGCAAAAATACGTGAAGACTTAATGAACAAGTGTAACTTACACACGATCGTACGCCTACCTACTGGAATCTTTTATGCACAAGGGGTAAAAACGAATGTCTTGTTCTTTACCCGTGGTGTCACGGACAAGGACAACACAAAAGAGGTTTGGGTGTATGACCTACGAACGAATATGCCGAGCTTTGGTAAACGTACACCATTAACAGAAAAGCACTTTGAAGCATTTGTTTCAGCGTATAAAGCAGAGGATAGAACGAGTTTAAAAGATGAACGTTTTAATGTGTTTACTCGTGAAGAGATTCAGAAAAAGGATAACAGCTTAGATATTGGTCTAATTGCAGATGAATCTTTATCGGCTTATGAAAACTTACCAGATCCAATTGATTCTGCTGAAGAAGCAATTGCTAAGCTGAACCAAGCTGTGGGTTTGTTGAATGAAGTTGTAGCGGAATTACGTGAGGTGGAAGGCGGGACAAGCTATAAGAAGTCGGAAGCAGATGACCTAAAAGTGGCCGAAGCATCTGAGGTGGGGCGTCATGAGTAA
- a CDS encoding restriction endonuclease subunit S, with protein MSKKAKKQKTVEELLEEALVPEEEQTYEVPENWVWVKLNSYFVHANDQVQPDESETYIGLEHLKKGGGISGTSSALRVKSKKVIFKSGDVLYGKLRPYLNKHAYVEFDGVASTDILIYRSNFKESTKLLDYYLGLPQVVQYANANSSGINLPRVTPKMMNSLPIPLPPLNEQKRIADKVERLLNKIDEAKQLIDEAKETFELRRAAILDKAFRGELTAKWRSENPNLDTTEQLVESIKLDMERAYEENCKKAEKEGARKPRKTKVKIEKSGFESLYEGLPTNWKIVYFDEITAGKENALKAGPFGSALKKEFYVPSGYKIYGQEQVIKGDSTYGDYYINEEKYKELKSCAITKGDLLISLVGTIGKTLVIPEDYEPGIINPRLIKISLHEKINPYYIATYFESYLAKMIMSEGSHGGTMQILNMSILKKLPIPLPPKEEQDKILEVLNNLLSAELATKQIIEIEDNLANLKQSILSKAFRGELGTNDPSEESAIELLKTIISEK; from the coding sequence ATGAGTAAGAAGGCGAAGAAGCAGAAGACGGTTGAGGAATTGTTGGAAGAAGCGTTGGTACCTGAGGAAGAGCAGACTTATGAAGTTCCTGAGAATTGGGTGTGGGTTAAATTAAATTCTTATTTTGTTCACGCTAATGATCAGGTCCAACCAGATGAAAGTGAAACATATATTGGTTTAGAACATCTGAAAAAAGGTGGAGGAATTTCTGGAACGTCTTCAGCTCTAAGAGTTAAAAGTAAAAAGGTTATATTTAAGAGTGGTGATGTATTGTATGGGAAATTAAGACCATATTTAAACAAACATGCATATGTAGAATTTGATGGAGTGGCCTCAACAGATATTTTAATTTATCGATCAAATTTTAAAGAATCAACTAAGCTTCTTGATTATTATTTGGGGTTGCCACAAGTAGTACAATATGCTAATGCTAACAGCAGTGGTATAAACCTTCCAAGAGTTACTCCAAAGATGATGAATTCTTTACCTATTCCTTTACCACCACTAAACGAACAAAAACGAATTGCTGACAAAGTGGAACGTCTATTAAATAAAATTGACGAAGCAAAGCAATTGATTGATGAAGCAAAGGAAACGTTTGAACTTCGGCGAGCAGCGATTTTGGATAAAGCCTTTCGTGGGGAGTTAACTGCAAAGTGGCGGTCGGAAAATCCTAATCTGGACACTACCGAGCAATTAGTTGAAAGTATAAAGTTGGATATGGAAAGGGCCTATGAGGAGAATTGCAAAAAAGCAGAAAAAGAAGGTGCTCGTAAACCTAGAAAAACCAAAGTTAAAATAGAAAAATCAGGTTTTGAAAGTTTATATGAAGGGTTACCAACGAACTGGAAGATAGTTTATTTTGATGAAATTACTGCTGGCAAGGAAAACGCATTAAAGGCAGGACCTTTTGGTTCAGCTTTAAAGAAAGAATTTTATGTTCCTAGCGGCTATAAAATATATGGCCAAGAACAGGTTATAAAAGGAGATAGTACGTACGGCGATTATTATATTAACGAGGAAAAGTATAAAGAATTAAAATCGTGTGCGATAACAAAAGGTGATCTTCTAATAAGTTTAGTAGGTACGATAGGGAAAACGCTTGTAATACCAGAAGATTATGAACCAGGGATAATTAATCCTCGTTTAATCAAAATATCACTTCATGAAAAGATAAATCCGTACTATATAGCAACATACTTTGAGTCATATTTAGCAAAAATGATAATGAGTGAGGGATCACACGGGGGGACAATGCAAATATTAAATATGTCAATCTTAAAAAAGTTACCTATCCCTCTTCCTCCCAAAGAAGAACAAGATAAAATATTAGAAGTATTAAATAACCTGTTAAGTGCTGAGTTAGCAACAAAGCAAATAATTGAAATTGAAGATAATTTGGCAAATCTAAAACAAAGTATTCTAAGTAAAGCTTTCCGCGGAGAACTTGGAACAAACGATCCATCAGAAGAAAGTGCAATTGAATTACTAAAAACCATAATTTCAGAAAAATAA
- a CDS encoding IS256 family transposase produces MSTSIGQESLENQLDHMVRDFVKEKLEVIMKEEMTNFFDHEHPELKNAKNGYYRRQLDTKYGRIEDLKVPRDRDNAFKTEMFQPYERQQAWLGETIIQMYQKGMSTREISHFLDRIVGHTYSPATISNMTDVVAEDIASWQQRELKKRYSVVYLDGTYLKLRRDNVANEVVYLVVGVTEEGYREILGFYVGGKESALGWKEILLDLYERGVKEILLGIFDGLPGLEEAMKEVYPKADVQRCVVHKVRNALNAARKKDQSAMSEDLKPIYQANTREEADECFQTFKETWEKKYPKVVQSWEQDLDVLLTFLQYPSSIRPMIYTTNIIERTIKEIKKRTKTMNSLPTEKAAEKIVYLQSVEYNDRWAQRKLRGFSTAQPVLQDLFKERYGSED; encoded by the coding sequence ATGAGTACTAGTATAGGACAAGAGTCATTAGAAAATCAACTAGATCACATGGTACGTGACTTCGTGAAAGAAAAATTAGAAGTGATCATGAAAGAAGAAATGACAAACTTCTTTGATCACGAGCATCCTGAGTTAAAAAACGCAAAAAATGGTTATTATCGTCGTCAATTAGATACAAAATACGGGCGTATTGAGGACTTAAAAGTGCCGAGAGATCGTGACAATGCCTTTAAAACAGAGATGTTTCAGCCGTATGAACGCCAACAAGCGTGGCTAGGCGAAACGATCATTCAGATGTATCAAAAAGGGATGAGCACGCGAGAAATCAGCCATTTCCTTGATCGTATCGTAGGTCATACCTATTCGCCAGCAACGATTAGTAACATGACCGATGTCGTGGCAGAGGATATTGCATCCTGGCAACAACGAGAGCTCAAAAAACGGTATTCTGTCGTCTATTTAGACGGGACCTATCTCAAACTACGACGAGATAATGTCGCGAATGAAGTTGTATATCTCGTTGTGGGTGTAACCGAAGAAGGCTATCGAGAAATCCTAGGTTTCTATGTCGGTGGTAAAGAAAGTGCGCTCGGTTGGAAAGAGATTCTCCTTGACCTCTACGAAAGAGGTGTGAAAGAGATTCTTCTTGGGATTTTTGATGGGTTACCTGGATTAGAGGAAGCGATGAAGGAAGTCTATCCAAAAGCAGATGTGCAGCGATGCGTGGTGCATAAAGTTCGAAATGCCCTGAATGCCGCACGAAAAAAAGATCAATCAGCCATGTCGGAAGACCTTAAACCAATCTATCAAGCTAATACACGAGAGGAAGCTGACGAGTGCTTTCAAACCTTCAAAGAAACCTGGGAAAAGAAGTACCCGAAAGTGGTGCAATCTTGGGAACAAGATCTGGATGTCCTTTTGACATTTCTTCAGTACCCGTCATCAATTCGGCCGATGATTTACACGACAAACATCATTGAACGGACGATAAAAGAAATCAAGAAGCGAACGAAAACGATGAATAGTTTGCCAACAGAAAAAGCCGCAGAAAAGATTGTTTACCTTCAATCCGTTGAGTACAACGACCGATGGGCACAGCGAAAACTAAGAGGTTTCAGCACGGCTCAGCCGGTTCTGCAAGATCTATTCAAAGAGCGCTATGGATCAGAAGACTAA
- a CDS encoding ABC transporter permease, with protein MTLLKKSLYIIAYYSLVATFSCLAFSSIIESYEKTAILPDGLSADSLRLEIHSDEQDEGKLATTAQLIDQLRAQSGQSFLLYKEVDKRFGKSFFLHEHELPISTVDWQKLSAEKPVALLDLSIKHHAIEREGKKYFSYKNKDYEVMDLFIPRESVIDFNRSFLISLDQTANILGVYDIDGLSASTVSQALTALQEDIPSLMFDLHPLQPTFKERLTHVVQDQLIIIIMLSVTIIFIGMSTIGTTMAWIDSRRDEIYARYLVGARFRDVQWWLLKEYLLVLGGSFAIGAICAFLLISSDMFNKVVTLFDGRGLITALIFCLIIGTLTLLLATWLGQFKTGITRKESS; from the coding sequence ATGACACTACTTAAAAAGTCGCTTTATATTATTGCATACTATAGCCTCGTTGCAACTTTCTCATGTCTAGCCTTTTCTTCTATTATCGAATCTTATGAAAAAACAGCCATATTACCTGATGGGTTAAGTGCTGATAGTTTGCGGCTGGAAATTCACTCAGACGAGCAAGATGAGGGAAAATTAGCAACAACAGCCCAATTGATTGACCAGTTGAGAGCCCAAAGTGGTCAATCGTTTTTACTTTATAAAGAGGTTGATAAGAGATTTGGTAAATCCTTTTTTTTACATGAACATGAGTTGCCAATAAGTACTGTTGATTGGCAGAAACTCTCCGCTGAAAAACCTGTCGCATTATTAGACCTCTCAATAAAACACCATGCTATTGAAAGAGAAGGCAAGAAATACTTCTCTTATAAAAATAAGGATTATGAAGTGATGGATCTATTCATACCAAGAGAGAGTGTTATTGATTTTAATCGATCCTTTTTAATTTCACTTGATCAAACGGCAAATATACTGGGAGTGTATGACATTGATGGATTATCCGCTAGTACTGTTAGTCAAGCATTAACGGCCTTGCAGGAAGACATTCCCTCGCTTATGTTTGACTTACACCCCTTACAACCAACATTTAAAGAACGACTCACACATGTTGTTCAAGATCAGCTGATAATTATTATAATGTTAAGTGTAACTATAATATTTATTGGGATGAGTACAATCGGGACAACGATGGCTTGGATTGATTCCAGACGTGATGAAATATATGCGCGCTACTTAGTTGGTGCCCGCTTTAGAGATGTTCAGTGGTGGCTCCTTAAAGAGTACCTTTTAGTACTCGGCGGAAGCTTTGCCATAGGGGCGATCTGCGCTTTTCTATTAATCTCATCTGATATGTTTAATAAAGTAGTCACGTTATTTGATGGACGTGGACTTATTACAGCCCTCATATTTTGTTTAATAATTGGGACATTGACACTACTATTAGCCACATGGTTAGGTCAATTTAAAACGGGAATCACAAGAAAGGAATCATCATGA
- a CDS encoding ABC transporter permease — MMENQFFLAVKDLWRKKWHSLILLVQVTLMLVLIQFSVLSFVDLRHMKEEISRLTKDHEIYGLMDVTNDEDISNLINDDDKMPDMHALYTYIFHNPSFASFSLFSSWLPFEDDRLLKFKGVTYEDGESLVDYALVTEEFFHYFQVDIAKGRGFDPEDYINKVEAMPVIIGSDFADVWDVGDRFTDVYENNYEVVGVLEKGATFIDVMSSREIYNLDAMMVLPVNESEFQMMPDYDEVIPNTYIIPQDDTTPQEIIDYAAELETYTFLYKNVSEQAKHVISDKQTWIQMQLFLIILVTIFTLISLIVSLLQFIDKNRYEFGVHYLSGAENKHIMMRLVFQILPFFIIGNVASIFLATTLLSTSITLLASLLLGILVVAIPLVKIQRTGLSSILRWKNR, encoded by the coding sequence ATGATGGAGAATCAGTTTTTTCTAGCAGTAAAAGATTTGTGGCGTAAGAAGTGGCACTCACTTATATTGTTAGTGCAAGTAACGCTGATGCTCGTTTTAATTCAGTTTTCTGTGCTTTCTTTTGTTGATTTGCGTCACATGAAAGAAGAAATATCACGCTTAACAAAAGATCACGAAATTTATGGACTGATGGACGTGACGAATGATGAAGATATATCGAATCTTATAAATGACGATGATAAAATGCCAGATATGCACGCTTTATACACATACATCTTTCATAATCCTTCTTTTGCCTCTTTTTCATTATTTTCAAGCTGGTTACCTTTCGAAGATGACCGTTTGTTAAAGTTTAAAGGTGTGACCTATGAAGATGGGGAAAGTTTAGTAGACTATGCGTTAGTGACAGAGGAATTCTTTCATTATTTCCAAGTTGATATTGCAAAAGGCCGAGGCTTTGATCCAGAAGACTATATAAACAAGGTTGAAGCTATGCCAGTCATCATTGGTAGTGATTTTGCGGACGTGTGGGACGTGGGTGACAGATTTACAGATGTATATGAAAATAACTATGAGGTGGTAGGGGTTTTAGAAAAAGGGGCAACATTTATCGATGTCATGTCTTCACGAGAAATTTATAATTTAGATGCAATGATGGTGTTGCCAGTTAATGAAAGTGAGTTTCAAATGATGCCAGATTATGATGAAGTAATTCCAAACACGTATATTATACCACAAGATGACACAACACCTCAGGAAATTATTGACTATGCAGCCGAATTAGAGACATATACGTTTTTATATAAAAACGTCAGTGAACAAGCCAAGCATGTTATTTCAGATAAACAAACTTGGATTCAAATGCAGTTGTTTTTAATCATATTAGTGACGATCTTTACGCTAATTTCGTTAATTGTATCACTTTTACAATTTATTGATAAAAACCGCTATGAATTTGGCGTACACTATCTCTCTGGGGCAGAAAATAAGCATATTATGATGCGGTTAGTGTTTCAAATACTACCATTTTTTATTATTGGCAATGTAGCTAGTATTTTTCTAGCAACAACACTGTTATCAACTAGTATAACGCTATTAGCCAGCCTATTGTTAGGAATTTTAGTGGTGGCAATCCCACTTGTTAAAATCCAGCGAACAGGACTAAGTTCAATATTGAGGTGGAAAAACAGATGA
- a CDS encoding ABC transporter ATP-binding protein: MIQLKEITKTFNTKAVSFQALNHVSLSIEEGEFVAITGTSGSGKTTLLNIIGCLDDQTNGKYLLAGEDVSEYDKAKKARIRNEMIGFVLQDFALVEHYTVIKNMMLPLLYVKDKQQKKARQQKLGKLLMKLGIAHKEKERTALLSGGQKQRVAIGRALINEPKIILADEPTGALDQKTSREIMSILNELHKEGKTVIIVTHDPFVANLCSRVIQLEDGKIVSDTTNSE; encoded by the coding sequence ATGATTCAGTTGAAAGAGATCACGAAGACATTTAACACGAAAGCTGTTTCATTTCAGGCGTTAAATCATGTGTCATTATCTATTGAGGAAGGGGAATTTGTAGCAATTACTGGCACATCTGGATCGGGAAAAACGACATTGCTAAATATCATTGGCTGTTTGGATGATCAAACAAATGGGAAGTATTTGTTAGCAGGTGAAGATGTGAGTGAGTATGATAAAGCGAAAAAAGCGAGAATACGTAACGAAATGATTGGCTTTGTCTTACAAGACTTTGCATTAGTAGAGCATTATACAGTAATAAAAAATATGATGCTGCCACTGTTGTATGTGAAAGATAAGCAACAAAAGAAAGCACGCCAGCAAAAATTAGGGAAATTACTTATGAAGCTCGGCATTGCCCATAAGGAAAAAGAAAGAACGGCGCTATTGTCCGGGGGACAAAAACAACGTGTGGCAATTGGTAGAGCCTTAATTAACGAACCCAAGATAATTTTGGCAGATGAGCCGACAGGGGCATTAGATCAAAAGACATCACGAGAAATTATGAGCATATTAAACGAGCTACATAAAGAAGGCAAAACAGTCATCATAGTGACTCACGACCCTTTTGTTGCCAATCTCTGCTCCAGAGTAATTCAGTTAGAGGACGGCAAAATTGTGTCTGATACAACTAACTCGGAATAA
- a CDS encoding zinc ribbon domain-containing protein, with amino-acid sequence MRNNKGCIKCGSTDADTKDVAMTGTGLSKMFDIQHNQFTVVYCKGCGYSEFYNRKSSTGSNVLDLFFG; translated from the coding sequence ATGAGAAATAACAAAGGGTGTATTAAATGTGGAAGTACAGATGCGGATACGAAGGATGTAGCAATGACCGGCACAGGTTTATCTAAAATGTTTGATATTCAGCACAATCAATTCACTGTCGTTTATTGTAAAGGCTGCGGATATTCGGAGTTTTATAACAGAAAAAGCTCAACTGGAAGTAATGTTTTAGATCTTTTCTTTGGTTAA